Below is a window of Caldichromatium japonicum DNA.
GTCGATGGGTTCCCTGTTCAGGGGTGACGCAATAACCGGGGTGAGGCGAAAAGAAACCCAGGGGGCTATAGCCCCAAAAATTATGCAGACCTGCATCCCAGAGCCCATCGGGTACATCCTGTTCGTCGAAGACCATCACCGGCATCAACTCGACATGGGTGATCCCAAGGCGCTGGAGATAGGGGATCTTGTCGATCAGGCCGAGAAAGGTTCCAGGGTGTCTGACCCCGGAGCTTGGGTGCCGGGTGAAACCGCCGACATGGAGTTCATAGATGATCATCTCCTCGCTGGGGATATCCAGCGGGCGATCCCCTTCCCAATCATATTCATCGGCGAGCACAAGGGCACGCGGCGCATCATGGGGTCTGATCCCCTCGCGCAGCCGCCGCCGGCGATCCCAAAGACCAAGGTTGACCGCGCGCGCCCAGGGATCGAGGAGCTCGGCGCGCGGATCGAAACGCCAGCCGTGCCCATGGGGGTCATCGGGCCCCTCCAGGCACCAGGTGTAATGGGTGCCAGGCGGCAGGTCCTCGACCAGAACATGCCAGAAGGAAAAGGTCCGGTTAATGCGCGGATCGAGGCGGATGACCTGAAAGGGCGCGGGACTCTGGACATCGGCGTAGAGCAACAGTGCAGCCCCAGTTGCATAGCGGCTATAGATCGAAAAATTGACGCCCCGGTCCTCGACCGTGGCACCCGGCGGATAGCGACGTCCGGGCAAGACAGGATAGGCCATACTTGGGATCTAGATACTTGGGATCTAGAAGGGCAGGCGCTCATGACCACCCTGCTGACCGACGCAAGGGCGCGGCGACCAGGGGCGGCGCCGGATGACATGGGAATACATCATAGCATGCCCATCGGCAAACTCCCCTTCTCCGGCAGGCCAAGGGCGACAAGGGTGCGGGGCCGTTCACTCCCGATCTAGGACGCCATCCATCCACCGCCAGGCGACGAACCAGCCTATACCGGCGATGCACGCGGCAAATCCAAAGGCGCTGGCCGGACCCAAGGCAGACCACAGCCAGCCACCTGCCAGGCTCCCTGCTGCGCCACCGGCGCCAAAGCTCAGACTGTTATACAGCGCCTGACCGCGCCCTTGCGTCCGGTCGGGAAAGAGACGGTTGACCAGATGGATGGCTGACACATGAAAGGTGCCGAAGGTCGCGGCGTGGAGCCATTGAGCCAGAAATAGCACCCAGAGAGAGCGACTGCCGAGACCGATAGCCAACCAGCGGATCGCAGCGATGGCTAGGCTCCACAATAGGACCATACGTGCCCCCCATCGCGCCAACAGACTGGGCATAACCAGAAAGATCAAGACCTCGGCAATCACCCCCAACGCCCAGAGCCAACCAATGGCCACGCTCGCATAGCCCTCTGTTTCCAGATACAGCGAATAAAAGGCGTAATAGATGCCGTGGCTCAGCTGCATGAGGAAGCAGGCGCTCAAAAAGGCCATCACCCCTGGTCGGCGCAGGGCTTTGGACAATGACGCTCCCGTCTCTTGTCCAGGTGCAGGCGGGCTGTCCGGTACCATCAAGGTACTGACACAGATCCCAACCATCAGCACCAGGCCCCACAGCGGTACCTGCGAGAGTGGCCCCTGCTCCAAGGCCAGACCCAAACCGGTCACCGCCAGGATGAACCCGACCGATCCCCAGAGCCGTACCAAGGCATAATGGGCTGGGCGCTTACCGAGATGGTTGAAGGTGATGGCCTCCATCTGCGGCAGGGTGGCATTCCAAAAGAAGCCAAAGATCAACAGCCCCCAGGCCATACCCCAAAAGCCATCCAGCCAATAGAGCGTGGCGAAACCAGCGACGGATAATAGGGCGCCAAGACGCACGACCAACAGCCGCTGCCCTGTCTGATCGGCAATCTGACCCCAGAGCAATGGGGACAGGATCTTGCTCCCGGTGAGGATCGCCATGAGCACGCCGATTGCCTGTGCCTCAAGTCCGAGCGAGTGCAAATAAGGGCCCCAATAAGGCAGGAGTGCACCCAGCGAGGCGAAATAGAAGAAGTAATAACCGGACAGGCGCCAATAGGGCATGATGGGTCTCTGCAGAGAAAAAGGGGATCTCAGGAGGAACACACGATAGCTCAAAAGTCTCTTTCAGCTTGCGGCACCTAGGGAGACAGGGCCTAGCGTCCAGCGGACACTCTACGCCCATTGCGTCATGCCTAGCCGCTCGGGTCGCTCCGGTGCAAACCGGCATCCATATATGGACCGGCAAGAGCTTGAACCAAAGGCAGCGGGTTAGAGGTTGATGGCGCATTGGTCAAATGGATCAAGACCCACCGCCTTTATACCCCCGCTAGAACATCTGAGAGGCCCGGTGTTGGGCCTGGCATCCGGGGCAGGGCGAATCGCTGTGCCCCTGTATCACGCTCTGGTTGCGCCTAACCCTGCGGCTCTGGGCGCGCATTTCGTCCGTCTCTGCACCGCCGTTCCCCATGATTGGTATCGCAACAATCCCATCGCCAGTGTCTTTTACAGCCACCTGGCCGCCTTGAGAGTCGGCATCCTCGCTGAGAACTCACCCATCAGAGGCAATGCAACCTGACGGCCAGACAGGAAAGATCGCCTGGATCTTTAGAATTCAAGGTGATCGAGGGTAAGGCCCTGGTGCAACTCAAAGGCAGAGACGATGCCGCCAAGCATCGGGCGCCTGGGGTATAGGTGATCAGGGCCGGGATCGAATTTTCACGCACCCAGGGCCAGATCCTGGGCTGGGTGGCTGAGCAGTAGACCGCATCGTCGCCTACTGCCACACCGCGCGCAGCCGGCTCGATTTCGGCTATCATGGGCACGTGAACCTACGAGACCTGAAATATATCCTGGCGGTGGCCGAGACGCGCCATTTCGGGCGCGCCGCTGAGCGCTGTTTCGTCAGTCAGCCGACCTTGAGCGGTCAGATCAAAAAGCTCGAGGACGAGCTTGGGGTAGTGATTTTCGAGCGCACCAATCGCTCGGTGGAGATCACCCCCGTCGGCGCTGCGATCCTCGCCCATGCACGACTTGCCCTCGAACAGGCCGAGGCCATCGAGCAGGTCGCGCGCGCCCATCAGGACCCCTTTACCGGCCCTCTTAGGATCGGGGCGATTCCGACCCTAAGCCCCTATCTGATGCCGCTGATCCTAGTGCCGCTCAAGCAGACCTATCCCAAGCTCAAGCTGGTGCTATCTGAGGAGATCACAGAGCTATTGCTCGGACGCCTGACGCGCCACGAGATCGATGCTGCCTTGCTGGCCACGTCGGTCGATGACCATGACCTTGAATGCTGGCCTCTGTTCGATGAGCCTTTTTGGTTGGCCCATCCAGTCAATCACCGCCTGGCCCAACGCCCCGAGATCAGAGCCCGCGATCTGGAGGAGATCGACCTTTTGCTCTTGGCCGACGGCCATTGCCTGGCCCAGCAGGTGATGGAGCTCTGTCACCTCAACGAGCGTCCCCAGCGCGGCGAGATGGCGGATCTACGCGCCTCAAGCCTGGAGACCTTACTGCAATTGGTGCGCGCTGGTTTTGGCTGCACCCTGCTCCCGGCGCTGGCGGTACGCGAGGGGAGAAATGATGAGGGGCTCGTCACCCGTCCTCTGACCCATCTACCCACTGCCTATCGGCGGGTCTCCTTGGTCTTGCGCAAGAGCTTTCCCCGCCGTCAGACGCTTGTCGCCCTCGCCGAGCTGATCCGCTATCACCTACCGCCGAGCGTCAGGCCGCTGCCCCCCACCGAGGAATCGACTCAGGCCATCTAGAGACTGTTTCGAACGATCCCCCCACTGGGATGCCTTGCCTTGGCAAAGGTCGGCGAACCCCTCAATTGAGCCTCAAGACCGCACATGCA
It encodes the following:
- a CDS encoding MFS transporter; this encodes MPYWRLSGYYFFYFASLGALLPYWGPYLHSLGLEAQAIGVLMAILTGSKILSPLLWGQIADQTGQRLLVVRLGALLSVAGFATLYWLDGFWGMAWGLLIFGFFWNATLPQMEAITFNHLGKRPAHYALVRLWGSVGFILAVTGLGLALEQGPLSQVPLWGLVLMVGICVSTLMVPDSPPAPGQETGASLSKALRRPGVMAFLSACFLMQLSHGIYYAFYSLYLETEGYASVAIGWLWALGVIAEVLIFLVMPSLLARWGARMVLLWSLAIAAIRWLAIGLGSRSLWVLFLAQWLHAATFGTFHVSAIHLVNRLFPDRTQGRGQALYNSLSFGAGGAAGSLAGGWLWSALGPASAFGFAACIAGIGWFVAWRWMDGVLDRE
- a CDS encoding LysR substrate-binding domain-containing protein — encoded protein: MNLRDLKYILAVAETRHFGRAAERCFVSQPTLSGQIKKLEDELGVVIFERTNRSVEITPVGAAILAHARLALEQAEAIEQVARAHQDPFTGPLRIGAIPTLSPYLMPLILVPLKQTYPKLKLVLSEEITELLLGRLTRHEIDAALLATSVDDHDLECWPLFDEPFWLAHPVNHRLAQRPEIRARDLEEIDLLLLADGHCLAQQVMELCHLNERPQRGEMADLRASSLETLLQLVRAGFGCTLLPALAVREGRNDEGLVTRPLTHLPTAYRRVSLVLRKSFPRRQTLVALAELIRYHLPPSVRPLPPTEESTQAI